GACAGCAATACTTGCGAGGCTACCGTTAATCCTTGGCTCGTTGCCAGCTTTCAACGCTTTAATAGGTGCTGGAATGGGCGTCCTCGGGAACTCTTTAAACGTGAAGCTCCACCTTGGCGTTGAAAACTCTTTGCGCGAGTACGTTGATGATTCGAAAACAATAGCCATCGCAACCATCGTGGCAGTGTTAGTGAGCATGGTAATAGTTTCAGGGCTAACCTTGACAAGCATTCAAAGCTTTGGAATAAGTGTTCTCATAATAGGATTGTCATTCCCAGTACTCTTCCTCCTCTCCTCCCTGCTCACTTTCTACTTGACCCAGGTTTCTTTTAAAATGGGCTGGAACCCTGACAACCTTGTGTTTCCGTTAATGACCACTTTCGTGGATTTGGACGGGCCACTCATAGTGTCAAGCGTTGCGAGCTTCTTTGTTTAAAAAAAAAGAAGACTAGGTGGTGAGCTCCTTTAAAAGCTCTCCTATACGTCTAATACCCTCATCGATAAGGTCTGTCTTAGCCATTGAGAAGTTGAGCCTAACGACATTTCTCCCTGACTCATCAGTGTAGAAGGGCGTGGCAGGGATTGCTGCGACATCATACTTTTCTAGAAGGATTTCTGTGAACTGTGCCGCCTCTATGTTCCTAGGCAACCATATCAGCACGAACATTCCAGCCACTGGACGCGTGTACTTGATCCCCGGCAAGTACTTCTCTATGGCGTTGATCATTAGATCCCGTTTCAACCTGTAGGTTTCAATAGCCCTTTCCTTCACATGCTTGAAAACCTTGTTTCTCAATACTTCTAGCACTAAGTATTGCATTGGAACCGGGGGGCACATGTCCATGGGCCCCTTGGCCATCTTAGCTTTCTCAACAATCTCCAGCGGCCCTTCCAGCCAGCCAATTCTCAATCCTGTTCCGAGGACTTTGCTAAAGGAGCCTACATAGATAACTCTGCCCTCCTTATCCATAGATCTTAACGTTTTAACCTCTATAGGCTCGTACAATAGGTGGTTGTAAGCCGTGTCCTCCACTACGAGTATATCGTACTTGCTCGCAATCTCCAGAACGTGCTTCCTCCTCTCCTGGGCCAGAGTCAGGCCGGAGGGGTTCTGCCCTGTCGAGATAGTGTAGAGTAGTTTAACCCTTTTCCCCTCCTTACTCAGCTTTGAAAGAGTCTTGTCCAACTCTTCCGGTATCAGCCCATGATCATCCATGGGTATTCCCTTAATCTGAACCCCATAATGCTTCCAGACGAGGAGTGTGTTAACGTAAGATGGGTTCTCAGTCAAAACCATATCTCCCGGATCCAGGAGTAGCCTCCCTATAAGATCGATGGCCTGGGAGCCTCCGAGGGTTACAACGATGTTCTCGGGGTTTGTGCTGACCCCTTCAAATTCCTTCATGAATCCTGCTATCTCATTCTTCAAGTCTATGACTCCGTCAGCAGGGGAGTAGTTGCCTATTATCCTTACTTTTTTGAAAAGCTCTGAAGACAGCTCTGCGTAGAGCTCCCTGGGTATCACGTCGGGATCCGGCTCTCCCGCCGCAAAGGATATGACTTGCCTGGTTTTTGATTTAACCGCGATCTTGCTTACCATCTCCCTTATAGGGCTAGGCTCTATAAGGTTGGCCCTGCTACTTAAGAATTTATAGTAATCCGGTCTAGTCATGACTGTTCACACTTGAAAATATGGTATCAACAGATATATAAGTGGTTCTAATCCCGTGTAGCAAGCCTTACCTGAGCTTGACGGCCGAGCTTTCTTCCACCGTAAACTTGTCCTTAGCGATGTGAAGAATGAAGCCTGAGCCTGGCTTCGGCTCATCGTCGGGGAAGACCTTGTCATTGTAAGTGTACGCTACCACCTCTCCTATGAAAAGCGTGTGATCCCCGTAGTCATGCATACCTATAACCTTGCATTCTAGATTAGCAACTGCTTCTTTTATCAGTGGAACGCTCACGGCTACGGGCTTCTCGAATGTAACTCTTGCCTCGGATAATTTACCCGGCCTACTCCTCGAGCCGAAGAGCCAGACGTCTCTAAGGATTTCAATGGTTGGAACGCTCACCACGAACTCTTTATACCTTGTTATAAGCTTGTGAGTATATCTCTTAGGGGATATAGAGACAGCTATGATGAAGGGGTCTGCGGAAACCATGGTGACCCAGTCGGCCGCCATAACATTTACTTCTCCGCCAATCCTGCCTGAAACTATTAGATAAGTCCGCATAGGGTACAGAAGCCTTTTCATGCAAACCCCTTAACAGTTAAGCTAGTTGAAAATAAAACTATTTCGCTTAGTAAAACCCCATTCTAAAGAAGGATTCAAGCTAGACAAGCCATGTAAGGATGATAAGCTTCAAGTACTCGCCGGCCACCTGGCAGGCATCAACGCTTTCTTCTAAATCCTTGTTCAAATCATGTATGAGGATAGACATGGTGACTGGTCTCAACTTGTCTGCTAAGGTTAGGAGCAATCCTCTGTTCGCAAGATCGACTTGATCAGCTCTTTCCTCATACTTGTTGATCAATTTTATATCCTCGAGAGCTTCCGCATTATCCCCCTCCATG
This region of Thermosphaera aggregans genomic DNA includes:
- a CDS encoding flavin reductase family protein — encoded protein: MKRLLYPMRTYLIVSGRIGGEVNVMAADWVTMVSADPFIIAVSISPKRYTHKLITRYKEFVVSVPTIEILRDVWLFGSRSRPGKLSEARVTFEKPVAVSVPLIKEAVANLECKVIGMHDYGDHTLFIGEVVAYTYNDKVFPDDEPKPGSGFILHIAKDKFTVEESSAVKLR
- a CDS encoding PLP-dependent aminotransferase family protein, which gives rise to MTRPDYYKFLSSRANLIEPSPIREMVSKIAVKSKTRQVISFAAGEPDPDVIPRELYAELSSELFKKVRIIGNYSPADGVIDLKNEIAGFMKEFEGVSTNPENIVVTLGGSQAIDLIGRLLLDPGDMVLTENPSYVNTLLVWKHYGVQIKGIPMDDHGLIPEELDKTLSKLSKEGKRVKLLYTISTGQNPSGLTLAQERRKHVLEIASKYDILVVEDTAYNHLLYEPIEVKTLRSMDKEGRVIYVGSFSKVLGTGLRIGWLEGPLEIVEKAKMAKGPMDMCPPVPMQYLVLEVLRNKVFKHVKERAIETYRLKRDLMINAIEKYLPGIKYTRPVAGMFVLIWLPRNIEAAQFTEILLEKYDVAAIPATPFYTDESGRNVVRLNFSMAKTDLIDEGIRRIGELLKELTT